The Synechocystis sp. PCC 7509 genome includes a window with the following:
- a CDS encoding PilN domain-containing protein: protein MYSLDVNFVKSRKPVKADTVVRSFNVPTLSGDMTPIYIGLGVGLASCALVGVGLLILSAQNSRIASEVVQLDQTLSTLGIQEQEIQRIKIDLEQIKGQNRALATVFNQIRPWSAILQDIRDRIPANAVQIQTIKQIALILTLKQSSFLQSAETKIITATLVENPVQSSAGRAKLPQVVNYTIQSTFSEAGATQLLRELERKGTLGLVTRIRTLQQRGLIQQ, encoded by the coding sequence ATGTATAGTCTTGATGTAAATTTTGTTAAAAGTCGCAAGCCAGTAAAGGCAGATACGGTTGTTAGAAGCTTTAACGTTCCCACTCTTTCTGGGGACATGACCCCGATTTATATAGGGTTGGGTGTAGGTTTAGCGTCTTGTGCGTTGGTAGGAGTGGGGCTATTAATTTTGTCAGCCCAAAACTCTCGAATCGCATCGGAAGTCGTTCAGTTAGACCAAACCTTGTCGACTTTAGGTATTCAAGAGCAGGAAATTCAACGGATTAAAATCGACTTAGAGCAGATTAAGGGTCAAAATAGAGCCTTAGCGACAGTATTTAACCAAATTAGACCTTGGTCAGCGATTTTGCAGGATATTCGCGATCGCATTCCCGCTAATGCTGTTCAAATTCAAACTATTAAACAAATCGCCTTGATTCTCACTCTCAAGCAATCTTCTTTCCTCCAAAGTGCGGAAACAAAAATAATTACCGCTACGTTGGTAGAAAATCCCGTCCAATCCAGTGCTGGGAGAGCTAAACTTCCGCAGGTAGTAAACTACACAATCCAATCAACTTTCAGCGAGGCTGGTGCTACTCAGCTATTAAGAGAGCTAGAACGCAAAGGCACATTAGGTTTAGTAACGCGAATTCGTACACTGCAACAAAGAGGACTCATCCAACAATGA
- a CDS encoding sugar phosphate isomerase/epimerase family protein has product MKFGVHTFLWTKTFDLSNAAILPQIKEQGFDGVEIARYQFDDFPAAKIGEQLRNNGLECTLCCGLTAGLSLIDDDFGVRQRTISFIKQAVEIAVTLGATTLVGPLVAPIGYFCDRRRTQKEWQFAIEGLQQLGETLVQHGVQLAIEPLNRYQTYFLNTLNDGVELCQAVNHPNIGLLADVFHANIEEKNIAEAIFNAKEYVKHVHVCENDRGIPGTGHIDWQGIFAVLHKIEYDRWIVIESFNFKDPQLAAATRTWRDLASTPEAIAFEGLAFLKQQQKIY; this is encoded by the coding sequence ATGAAGTTTGGCGTTCATACATTTTTGTGGACAAAGACGTTCGATCTATCAAACGCCGCTATTTTGCCCCAAATTAAAGAGCAAGGCTTTGACGGCGTAGAAATTGCCCGGTATCAATTTGATGACTTTCCGGCGGCTAAGATTGGCGAACAATTGAGAAATAATGGTCTAGAGTGTACCCTTTGTTGTGGATTGACGGCGGGTTTGAGCTTGATTGATGATGATTTTGGGGTGCGACAACGAACTATATCTTTTATAAAGCAGGCGGTGGAAATAGCTGTAACCCTAGGTGCAACAACCCTTGTCGGCCCGCTAGTTGCACCCATTGGCTATTTTTGCGATCGCCGTCGCACCCAAAAAGAGTGGCAGTTTGCCATTGAAGGATTGCAGCAATTGGGGGAAACCCTTGTACAGCATGGAGTTCAATTAGCAATAGAACCCCTCAATCGTTACCAAACTTACTTTTTAAATACTCTTAATGATGGGGTGGAACTTTGCCAAGCGGTCAATCACCCTAATATTGGTCTATTAGCGGATGTTTTTCACGCCAACATTGAAGAAAAGAATATTGCGGAGGCGATTTTTAACGCCAAGGAATACGTAAAGCACGTTCATGTTTGCGAAAACGATCGCGGTATTCCTGGAACTGGTCACATTGATTGGCAAGGTATTTTTGCCGTTTTGCACAAAATTGAGTACGATCGCTGGATAGTGATTGAAAGCTTTAACTTCAAAGATCCACAGTTAGCTGCGGCTACCCGGACTTGGCGCGACTTGGCTTCAACTCCAGAAGCGATCGCTTTTGAAGGGTTAGCATTTTTAAAACAGCAACAGAAAATCTATTAA
- a CDS encoding cupin domain-containing protein, translated as MKIAVTKSRFFIVLVLAFTLILVMANGSFATPKFKFPKVIADKNPLHILGPAGERFTFVKTGATTCGKYVMAEATVPPGGGPLPHIHHYTDEWFYFPKGGLTLEMGSNTFPDLNVVPGLNAPKELLHMVKTTRRSLFYGPRYYVHGFVNNTKKPQKLVFIWTPDDAKVGITNYFKEVGQPLPDPANPPAIDPKNKALFVSQGTKYGINQSSDFYQYVNSTDYKFPTGDNHAKELLALLSPDVKGRQTKDGVVSCK; from the coding sequence ATGAAAATAGCTGTAACTAAATCCAGATTTTTTATTGTTTTAGTATTAGCTTTTACATTAATATTAGTGATGGCAAACGGTAGTTTTGCCACGCCAAAGTTTAAATTTCCCAAAGTAATAGCTGATAAAAATCCTCTACATATATTAGGTCCAGCAGGAGAGAGATTTACTTTTGTAAAAACTGGGGCAACAACTTGCGGTAAATATGTAATGGCGGAAGCTACAGTTCCCCCAGGTGGTGGGCCACTACCTCATATTCACCACTATACCGACGAGTGGTTTTACTTCCCCAAGGGAGGATTGACTTTAGAAATGGGTAGCAATACATTTCCCGATCTAAATGTAGTTCCAGGACTCAATGCACCCAAAGAACTTCTACATATGGTTAAAACTACTCGTCGTAGCTTATTTTATGGGCCTAGATACTACGTTCACGGATTTGTAAATAATACCAAAAAGCCCCAGAAGCTAGTTTTTATTTGGACACCAGATGATGCAAAAGTAGGAATTACTAACTATTTCAAAGAAGTAGGTCAACCTTTGCCAGACCCAGCGAATCCACCAGCAATCGATCCAAAAAACAAAGCTTTATTTGTATCTCAAGGGACTAAATACGGAATTAATCAAAGTTCCGACTTTTACCAATATGTAAACTCTACAGACTACAAATTTCCTACGGGGGATAACCACGCTAAAGAGTTATTAGCTTTACTATCTCCTGATGTTAAAGGAAGACAAACAAAGGACGGTGTAGTTAGTTGTAAATAG
- a CDS encoding WD40 repeat domain-containing protein, with protein MFKLCQTLMVSAIAFVSIAEINLADLRFGQNPAISQLSSSNAIAQKLVEKASFKAHQSAVMRLNYSPNGQQLVTASQDGTSRLWSLSGQQLAQCIGHQRPVFSANFSPNGQQIITAGYDGTARLWNLSGQQTAKFDKHLAAVVSASFSPDSKLIVTSSDDGTARLWDLSGRQLTTVVSQGVVRNVVFSPNGKTIATTSDDGSVSIWKLSGQLVRKFNTRQGRLNSISFSPDGKVIATAGFDGTARLWDLLGQQLIVFKHGGGWVNGVSFSSDSKLIATVADDGIARVWHRSGKLLAVFDSHQGRLSSVSFSPITGQITIAGIDGTVKLLDLL; from the coding sequence ATGTTTAAACTTTGTCAAACTTTAATGGTTAGTGCGATCGCCTTCGTGTCGATTGCGGAGATAAACCTAGCAGATTTGAGATTTGGGCAAAATCCCGCCATTAGCCAATTAAGTAGTTCAAACGCGATCGCCCAAAAGCTTGTCGAAAAAGCTAGTTTTAAAGCTCATCAGAGCGCAGTAATGCGGCTTAACTACAGTCCCAACGGTCAGCAGCTAGTTACAGCATCTCAAGATGGTACTAGCAGGTTATGGTCGCTTTCTGGGCAGCAATTAGCGCAGTGTATTGGGCATCAACGTCCAGTTTTTAGCGCTAATTTTAGTCCCAACGGTCAGCAAATTATTACGGCGGGCTACGATGGGACAGCAAGATTATGGAATCTTTCCGGGCAGCAAACAGCCAAGTTTGACAAACATTTAGCCGCCGTTGTCAGCGCTAGTTTTAGCCCAGACAGTAAGCTGATTGTCACAAGTTCCGATGATGGGACAGCAAGGTTATGGGATCTTTCGGGGCGACAACTAACTACAGTTGTTAGTCAAGGTGTAGTGAGAAACGTAGTTTTTAGTCCTAATGGCAAAACCATCGCTACAACCTCTGATGATGGCAGCGTCAGTATATGGAAGCTTTCGGGGCAATTGGTGCGGAAGTTTAACACCCGTCAAGGACGGCTCAACAGTATTAGTTTTAGTCCTGATGGGAAAGTAATCGCAACGGCGGGTTTTGATGGGACGGCTAGGTTATGGGATCTTTTGGGGCAACAACTAATAGTATTTAAGCATGGCGGCGGCTGGGTTAATGGCGTAAGTTTTAGCTCGGACAGTAAGCTAATTGCCACAGTTGCCGATGATGGGATAGCTAGAGTTTGGCATCGCTCAGGAAAACTATTAGCCGTTTTTGATAGCCATCAAGGTAGACTTAGCAGCGTAAGTTTTAGCCCCATCACTGGGCAAATTACGATCGCTGGCATTGATGGTACAGTCAAGTTGTTAGACCTACTTTAA
- a CDS encoding LCP family protein, translating into MPRFARIVYFTSGNINSLHYYTCSAIAKLGRIVVVKGVQRTYNSSVRYAQNNFRDRQVVKRSLGTLRYRLLLIWRKNPLLSWTCLTTLCVLLGANTALFAPIWSDRPILSQEQQLAELLNKQGNKSVLFANSYQIARPVNILVLGIDPVAEMKSDFAKSDMTANSDAMLLLRVNPTTQLIKVLSIPRSSMVVLPEIGLGQITLANASGAATATRVVSKSLNNVPIDRYLRIRPHGLRELVNALGGIEVFVPQSMSYQDASQKLIINLEKGWQTLNGDEAQQFARFQDKENGDLGRVQRQQLLIKALKNRLTNPAIIVRLPQIVSIVQNYVDTNLSPEEMLTLATFGARLDAQNLQLLMLPGNLSSLSLDPSSYWLDPGGQDRVMSEYFGAKVLSTPKARSLSTIKIAVQNASGQPSLSDRVTDKLKAQGLENVYITSDWQDQLAQTEIVVQRGDLKAATELQKVLGLGKVEVEATGDLDSYLTLRLGKDWHDN; encoded by the coding sequence TTGCCACGATTTGCAAGGATAGTTTACTTTACAAGTGGCAATATTAACAGCTTGCATTACTATACCTGTAGTGCGATCGCCAAGTTGGGGAGAATAGTTGTGGTTAAGGGAGTTCAGAGAACATACAATTCATCGGTGCGTTATGCTCAAAACAATTTCCGCGATCGCCAAGTGGTCAAACGCAGCTTAGGAACATTGCGCTATCGTCTATTGCTAATTTGGCGCAAAAATCCGTTGCTATCTTGGACTTGTTTAACTACCTTGTGCGTGTTGCTAGGAGCAAATACGGCTTTATTTGCCCCAATATGGAGCGATCGCCCGATTTTAAGTCAAGAGCAGCAATTGGCAGAATTATTAAACAAACAAGGTAATAAATCTGTATTGTTTGCCAATTCGTACCAAATAGCCCGACCAGTAAATATTTTAGTCTTGGGAATCGATCCGGTGGCGGAGATGAAAAGCGATTTTGCTAAGTCAGACATGACGGCAAATAGCGACGCAATGCTGTTGTTGCGGGTAAATCCAACCACTCAGTTAATTAAAGTTCTATCAATTCCCCGCTCTAGTATGGTAGTTTTGCCAGAAATAGGCTTAGGACAAATAACTCTAGCAAATGCTAGTGGTGCAGCTACAGCAACGCGGGTAGTAAGTAAAAGTTTAAATAATGTGCCAATTGACCGCTATCTTCGTATCCGCCCTCATGGATTGCGAGAATTGGTAAATGCTTTAGGCGGTATCGAAGTATTTGTGCCGCAATCAATGTCTTATCAAGATGCTAGTCAAAAGTTAATAATCAATCTAGAAAAAGGCTGGCAAACTTTAAATGGCGACGAGGCTCAACAATTTGCTCGATTTCAAGACAAGGAAAATGGCGATTTAGGACGGGTACAAAGACAGCAATTGCTAATTAAAGCTTTAAAAAATCGGTTGACAAATCCAGCAATTATCGTCCGCTTGCCTCAAATTGTTAGTATTGTCCAAAACTATGTAGATACTAACCTTAGTCCAGAGGAAATGCTAACTTTAGCAACTTTTGGCGCTAGATTAGATGCTCAAAATCTGCAATTGCTTATGCTACCAGGTAATCTTAGTTCGTTAAGCTTAGATCCTAGTAGTTATTGGCTCGACCCAGGCGGTCAAGATCGAGTGATGAGCGAGTATTTTGGGGCAAAAGTTCTGAGTACGCCCAAAGCGCGATCGCTCTCTACGATAAAAATTGCCGTCCAAAATGCGTCAGGTCAACCGAGTTTAAGCGATCGCGTTACAGATAAACTCAAGGCTCAAGGCTTAGAAAATGTTTATATAACTTCTGATTGGCAAGACCAATTAGCGCAAACAGAAATTGTTGTCCAGCGCGGCGACTTGAAAGCGGCTACCGAGCTACAAAAAGTTTTAGGTTTAGGTAAAGTTGAAGTAGAAGCTACGGGGGATCTTGATTCTTATTTAACCCTGCGTTTGGGTAAAGATTGGCACGATAACTAA
- a CDS encoding putative quinol monooxygenase: MYLITGNFRAKADKREELIQLAHSMFAPSRAEAGCISYNLYEDSSNKNCFLFFEEWQAQAAIDKHFQTLHFQDFMQKFSGMIEGEPTIKIHEVKETKQL; encoded by the coding sequence ATGTATTTGATAACAGGAAATTTTAGAGCTAAAGCAGATAAAAGGGAAGAACTAATCCAACTTGCTCACAGTATGTTTGCACCGTCTAGAGCGGAAGCAGGTTGCATTAGTTACAACCTATACGAAGATAGCAGCAACAAAAATTGTTTTTTATTTTTTGAAGAATGGCAGGCGCAAGCAGCAATCGACAAACATTTTCAAACCCTACACTTTCAAGACTTTATGCAAAAGTTTTCAGGAATGATTGAGGGAGAGCCAACTATTAAAATTCATGAGGTTAAGGAAACAAAACAACTATAG
- a CDS encoding pentapeptide repeat-containing protein has product MFLTFGRSLICRDVLKKALLRLLGLILILSLAWLWVLIAAKPALAQDNTINYNNANLQNRDFSHTNLIGGVFVAAEMRGANFQGADLTNAIMTKGVLLGANLEGANLSGALVDRVTLDNANLKNAIFTDATLTRSRFFDADITGADFSNALIDRYQINLLCDRATGTNPVTGITTTESLGCK; this is encoded by the coding sequence ATGTTTTTAACTTTTGGGCGATCGCTAATATGTAGAGATGTCTTAAAAAAAGCTTTATTACGTTTGCTGGGTCTAATTCTAATTTTAAGTCTGGCTTGGTTATGGGTATTAATAGCGGCAAAACCAGCTTTAGCCCAAGATAATACAATTAATTACAACAATGCCAATTTACAAAACCGTGATTTTTCCCACACTAATTTAATTGGTGGGGTATTTGTCGCCGCAGAAATGCGAGGGGCAAATTTTCAAGGTGCAGATTTAACCAATGCAATTATGACCAAAGGTGTTTTACTGGGAGCAAATTTAGAAGGGGCGAACCTTTCGGGTGCATTAGTCGATCGCGTAACTTTGGATAATGCCAACTTAAAAAATGCTATTTTTACCGATGCAACCTTAACTCGTTCTCGGTTTTTTGATGCTGATATTACGGGCGCAGACTTTAGTAATGCTTTAATTGACAGGTATCAAATAAATTTATTGTGCGATCGCGCGACTGGAACAAATCCCGTTACAGGGATAACTACAACAGAGAGTCTAGGTTGCAAATAA
- a CDS encoding DUF1427 family protein yields the protein MKEIILALVAGWVVGVIFEWLKLPLPAPPPVGLVGAAGLTLGGFCFQWMRKYFTQ from the coding sequence ATGAAAGAAATTATCCTCGCTTTAGTTGCAGGTTGGGTTGTTGGTGTGATTTTTGAATGGCTGAAATTACCATTACCCGCACCCCCACCAGTCGGCTTAGTAGGTGCTGCGGGACTAACTTTAGGTGGCTTTTGCTTTCAATGGATGCGTAAATACTTTACACAATAG
- a CDS encoding type IV pilus secretin family protein, whose protein sequence is MKCEDVKNPWISSSAIVAGATVVFMAAHPGFAQLAKVTNIKLNQTSSGLNLVLETSTGKRPQVFTSKRGNSFVADIINTQLQLPQGDTFRQVNPAPGVGLVIINRLDANSVRVVVTGNNSAPNGQISDRTDKGFTLSLTPQPTSNATPRTSPSPTTTAQTPGVMVPNPNMTIDGVPTSGATSPVLPRAIAPPVGDIAISNTDSSAAQIDLGTTERVPRLVLREAPVREVLALLARAAGLNLAFSNGAAGQPNQATDPAAAVAGSEGPRISLDIENESVQDVFNYVLRLSGLQANREGQTIFVGTRLPNQARDLVVRSFRLNQVTVGVALNFLVGMGAESAVSRERTITSVNAVPVGGSATPATQTQTSTETRIELQRIEFQDSSPLLRGLQALGDERTNSVTLIGSPKQIDVATSQLIQLDSRRRQVAMNVKIVDVNLLATEDFSNSFSFGIGDSFFSSDGGRIRANVGGTNPPTTGTFDSSVLTPPITAAPFPTGITVGPFLNSRPDAPFNDNVTGTRPSFGTNSNPLAPGVTNQTGGTTTFGPPQLFQYPTRFLSTLRTQVVNGNAKILTDPTLIVQEGQTANVNLTQEVVGNITRTITDNAGGSRETLTVDKENVGLTLNVRIERIDDNGFISLSVAPVVRAPQAPAQTPNGQIFLVSERSLNSGLIRLRDNQTLILSGIIQDTDRTTVSKVPILGDIPLLGALFRSTNRENQRQEVIVLLTPQILDDSERSTASFGNYNPGADARQLLERSRSGSSPASKQLKNVNFKK, encoded by the coding sequence GTGAAGTGTGAAGACGTGAAAAATCCTTGGATTAGTAGTAGTGCAATAGTTGCGGGAGCAACAGTCGTGTTTATGGCAGCCCATCCTGGGTTTGCTCAACTAGCAAAAGTTACAAATATCAAACTAAATCAAACAAGTAGTGGTCTAAATTTAGTCTTAGAAACCTCTACAGGCAAGCGTCCGCAAGTTTTTACCAGTAAGCGAGGCAATAGTTTTGTTGCAGATATTATCAACACGCAACTACAGCTACCTCAAGGAGATACTTTTCGCCAAGTAAACCCCGCGCCAGGAGTGGGTTTAGTAATAATTAACCGGCTAGACGCAAACAGTGTACGGGTGGTGGTAACGGGCAATAACAGCGCCCCTAACGGTCAAATAAGCGATCGCACCGATAAAGGATTTACACTAAGTTTAACTCCACAACCAACTAGCAACGCGACTCCAAGAACCAGCCCATCACCGACGACTACAGCCCAAACTCCTGGGGTAATGGTTCCAAATCCCAATATGACCATTGATGGAGTACCGACATCAGGAGCAACTTCCCCGGTACTCCCTAGAGCCATTGCTCCACCAGTCGGTGATATTGCCATTTCCAATACCGATTCTTCCGCCGCTCAAATCGATTTGGGTACAACAGAGCGCGTTCCCAGGTTGGTATTGAGAGAAGCCCCAGTTAGAGAAGTTTTAGCTCTCCTAGCCCGCGCCGCCGGACTTAACCTTGCTTTTAGTAATGGTGCGGCGGGGCAACCAAACCAGGCTACCGACCCGGCGGCGGCCGTTGCTGGTAGTGAAGGGCCAAGAATTTCTTTAGATATTGAAAATGAATCGGTACAAGACGTTTTTAACTATGTTTTGCGTTTGAGTGGATTGCAAGCAAACCGCGAAGGACAGACGATTTTTGTAGGCACAAGATTACCCAACCAAGCCCGCGACTTAGTGGTACGCAGCTTTAGGCTCAATCAAGTAACTGTAGGGGTAGCATTAAACTTTTTGGTCGGGATGGGTGCAGAAAGCGCCGTGAGTAGGGAAAGAACGATTACCAGTGTTAATGCTGTACCTGTGGGTGGTTCGGCAACTCCCGCTACTCAAACCCAAACCAGCACAGAAACAAGAATTGAACTGCAACGCATAGAATTTCAAGACTCTAGCCCCCTACTGCGCGGATTACAGGCTCTAGGAGATGAGCGGACTAATTCTGTAACTTTAATTGGTTCGCCTAAGCAAATAGATGTGGCTACGTCTCAACTAATTCAACTTGATTCCCGTCGCCGTCAAGTAGCAATGAACGTCAAAATTGTAGACGTGAACCTTTTAGCTACTGAAGACTTCAGTAATAGCTTTTCCTTCGGGATTGGCGATAGCTTTTTCTCTAGTGATGGTGGCAGAATTAGAGCCAATGTTGGGGGAACAAACCCACCTACAACAGGAACTTTTGATTCTAGCGTCCTAACGCCACCGATCACCGCCGCTCCCTTTCCTACTGGAATTACTGTTGGTCCATTCTTAAACTCTCGTCCGGATGCTCCTTTCAATGATAATGTTACTGGCACGCGCCCGTCTTTTGGCACAAATTCCAACCCTTTAGCACCTGGTGTAACTAATCAAACTGGTGGGACAACTACCTTTGGTCCACCACAGCTATTTCAGTACCCTACTCGGTTTTTGTCTACATTACGGACTCAAGTTGTCAATGGAAATGCTAAAATTTTGACCGATCCAACACTGATAGTTCAAGAAGGTCAAACAGCCAACGTCAACTTAACTCAAGAAGTAGTAGGAAATATTACCAGAACTATTACAGACAATGCTGGTGGTTCTAGAGAGACATTGACCGTTGATAAAGAAAATGTGGGGCTGACATTGAATGTACGCATCGAACGGATTGATGATAATGGATTTATCTCTTTATCGGTAGCGCCTGTTGTCCGCGCTCCTCAAGCGCCAGCGCAAACTCCAAACGGACAAATATTTTTAGTCTCGGAGCGAAGTCTTAATTCAGGATTAATTCGTCTGCGCGACAACCAAACTTTGATTTTGTCAGGAATTATTCAAGACACCGATCGCACGACAGTTTCTAAAGTGCCGATTTTGGGTGATATTCCGTTATTAGGTGCATTATTTAGAAGCACTAATAGAGAAAATCAACGCCAAGAAGTAATCGTATTGCTTACTCCCCAAATTCTTGATGATAGCGAACGCAGTACAGCTAGTTTTGGGAATTACAACCCTGGTGCGGATGCTAGACAGTTGCTAGAGCGCAGCCGTTCGGGTTCGTCGCCTGCGAGTAAGCAACTAAAAAATGTAAACTTCAAAAAGTAA
- a CDS encoding TRAP transporter substrate-binding protein, with protein sequence MNKAISRRRFIAIATATTTSSLAIASKAQASAQFHCKQFHNQPKDSPLHKSLVAMWAAVKTETGGRFQVQTFAQNNNIPGSDPQALKMLVAGELEFFTLWGAILGAVVPVAEIQALPFIFKNRQQVFSVMDGKLGDYLRQEMALKGIYGFPQGCFENGYRQISTSTKPISDAADLVGLKIRTPSSQLFNDFFCSLGAEPKTINFEQLYGALKDRVVDGQDNPINVIETNKFYEVQKYMSITNHMWSGFNLLANLQFWQTVPRDIQEIIQRNVVKYVARQRDEVNLLNQQLTRKLTTRGMIFAQTDTTSFRSQLAPFYARWRQHFGSTAWSLLETQVGLIG encoded by the coding sequence ATGAACAAAGCGATATCACGCCGTAGGTTTATAGCGATCGCAACGGCAACAACTACAAGTAGTTTGGCGATCGCGAGCAAAGCGCAAGCATCGGCACAATTTCACTGCAAACAATTTCACAATCAGCCCAAAGACAGCCCCTTACACAAGTCTTTAGTAGCTATGTGGGCAGCAGTCAAAACCGAAACTGGAGGACGATTTCAGGTACAAACCTTCGCGCAAAATAACAATATTCCTGGTAGCGATCCCCAAGCTCTAAAAATGCTCGTTGCGGGGGAACTAGAATTTTTTACATTATGGGGTGCAATACTCGGCGCGGTAGTCCCGGTAGCTGAAATCCAGGCATTGCCGTTTATATTCAAGAACCGTCAGCAAGTATTTAGCGTAATGGATGGTAAGTTGGGCGACTACTTACGCCAAGAAATGGCGCTTAAAGGGATTTATGGATTTCCCCAGGGGTGTTTTGAGAATGGCTATCGTCAAATCTCTACTAGCACCAAACCAATTAGTGACGCGGCGGATCTAGTAGGTTTGAAAATTCGTACACCTAGCTCTCAACTATTTAACGACTTTTTTTGCTCATTAGGGGCTGAACCAAAAACAATTAATTTTGAGCAGTTATACGGAGCGTTAAAAGATCGAGTCGTAGACGGACAAGATAACCCCATAAATGTCATCGAAACAAACAAGTTTTACGAAGTACAGAAGTACATGAGTATTACAAATCATATGTGGTCTGGGTTTAATCTGCTGGCAAATCTCCAATTTTGGCAAACTGTTCCTAGGGACATTCAAGAAATTATCCAGCGCAACGTTGTTAAGTATGTAGCCCGCCAGCGCGACGAAGTAAATTTGTTAAATCAACAACTAACACGCAAACTAACTACACGCGGCATGATTTTTGCCCAGACAGATACAACAAGCTTTCGCAGTCAACTAGCACCATTTTACGCCCGTTGGCGGCAGCATTTTGGGTCAACGGCTTGGAGTTTACTGGAAACGCAAGTAGGCTTGATTGGCTGA
- a CDS encoding alpha/beta fold hydrolase, with translation MNATLIDTDASKFTHHTANINGVNLHYVRGGQGEPVVLLAGWPQTWYAWRYIMPMLAEHYTVIAVDMRGLGDSDRPADGYDTQTVAKDIYGLVDYLNFEHIFLVGHDVGTWVAYAYAAAYPENVAQLVVLDAAIPGISPDEAFQLSPDSKTWQFVFHAVPDLPEMLTAGREKLYLSWFFKNKSVVSGAISEADIDEYVRCYSAPGAMQAGFAYYRAFFCDRLQNQEYAKTKLKMPVLALGGEKAVGMKMLQTMQLVAQNVTGGIVEGCGHYISEECPDYLTAQLLAFFGQAKPR, from the coding sequence ATGAATGCAACATTAATTGATACAGATGCCAGTAAATTTACTCATCACACAGCAAATATTAATGGTGTTAATTTGCATTATGTTAGGGGAGGACAAGGCGAACCCGTTGTTTTATTAGCAGGATGGCCGCAAACATGGTATGCCTGGCGTTATATTATGCCGATGCTGGCAGAGCATTACACAGTTATTGCGGTTGATATGCGCGGACTGGGGGACTCTGACCGACCAGCAGACGGTTATGATACCCAAACGGTTGCTAAAGACATTTATGGCTTAGTTGATTACCTAAACTTTGAACACATTTTTTTAGTAGGTCACGATGTTGGTACTTGGGTAGCTTATGCCTATGCTGCGGCTTACCCTGAGAATGTCGCGCAGTTGGTTGTTCTTGATGCGGCTATTCCTGGGATCTCACCGGACGAGGCATTTCAATTATCACCCGATTCTAAAACTTGGCAGTTTGTTTTCCATGCTGTTCCCGATCTCCCAGAAATGTTGACGGCGGGACGAGAAAAGCTTTATTTATCCTGGTTTTTCAAAAATAAATCAGTGGTTTCTGGGGCAATTAGTGAAGCTGATATTGATGAATATGTGCGTTGCTACTCTGCACCGGGAGCGATGCAAGCTGGATTTGCTTACTACCGCGCCTTTTTTTGCGATCGCCTTCAAAACCAAGAGTACGCCAAAACGAAGCTAAAAATGCCTGTCCTGGCTTTAGGCGGCGAAAAAGCTGTAGGAATGAAAATGCTACAAACTATGCAATTGGTAGCCCAAAACGTTACTGGTGGCATAGTTGAAGGTTGCGGTCACTACATCAGCGAAGAATGTCCCGACTATTTGACCGCACAACTGCTGGCTTTTTTTGGTCAAGCAAAACCCCGATAA